Within Dreissena polymorpha isolate Duluth1 chromosome 13, UMN_Dpol_1.0, whole genome shotgun sequence, the genomic segment TATGTTCAGTTCTGTTCTATCAAAATTACATGATGAATGGCAAGACAACATAAAATAGTGCTCTAATGGCCGCATCCGACCTTTGACCTCTTAGTGCAACCTTGACTTTTAAAAGTAGGGAGACTGGTGTCAAACTCAAATTTTATCTTCTTGTGTTTTTCATTTGTggtaattatttcaaaattgcatgaTGAGTGACCAATTAACAGCCTGACAACCTATTTTATGGCTCTATtcgacctttgactttgaagtcTAATCTTGACCTTTGAGGAAATGTGACAGGCGTTACATGTGTCTGGCCTTTCCATATGGTGGTCATTGTGTGACAGTTATGTTAAAATTGCCAGATAAATGATAAAGCAACATTCTGAATAGTTTTATGGCCAAATAAGATGTTTGACCCCatagtgtgaccttcacctttgtgGTAGGGTGATGGGTGTTTTACATGACAATTCATTTTATGATGTTGGGCATTTGTGATGCgttgttttaaaattgcataatgaaAGACAGAATCAGCAAATGATTTCCACAAGCTGGCTCaacaatagtttaaaaaatacCAGTAAGTGCTTACGATATTCTTGAACTTAAAGTGATGGTACATAAAAGCATCAAATGTATGCACAGTACATAGATAAACTGTAAAAGTATGTATGTAATTCTTGCACATACTTCAAAAACATAAAAGTCAGAATAGCAATTGGAAGAGAGACAAAGGAATAGACATTTTACTGATTGACATTAGATTCTAACTGAATGCAATGTTGAGTTGTGCATACATGCTTTGGTTACTCAAAAATGACTTGTATATATTGAAGTCTCAGTCTACATGCTTGCCATTGGCTGGTTAAGATAGTTGTGGATTTATTCGGTATAATTACATTAAGATTAAGTTTTTGTACCAATATGCTAAAATCAATAGATATGAAGACCAGTTTTTCATGTATTCTTATTGCAGGACTTTTTTTTGTTAGTTTTAAAGCTGCTATTTGGTCTCAATGGCAATTTTTTTCCTAATCAAAACCTGGAATTTCCAAAAGTTCGTGTTTTTCTATCCAGAAGTTTTAACATAAGAAATCTGTCATTTCAACCAATTATATCCTGTCAATCAAATTATATGTAGCAAATTAAAACGTTCATAATTTTATCTTAAATGAATGTTGTATGGTGAATAATTTCTTAAATCAATATTCTGGatttttgtgaaataaaatgtttctgAATTATTCTTTAAACGTATACCATATATGGTGCATTAAAACAATCAGAGAAGGTTATATGAATACAAAAGTTTCAATATTTGTTATCATCTTGTTGATATATCATTGACAGGCAAATATAATAGTATGAGAAAACATAATTGAACTAACAAAATTAACCACGGGAAAACATAATGAAACAGATGACATGATGAAGACAAACTAATACTTGCTTGTAATCTTTACACATATTGAACATCTTCTGAAATACTAAATGACACTTTCATATTTCTGAAAGTACaggtttcaaaataaatacactGTTTAAATTCAAAGACTTAATTCTGCATAGAagctaaaaacaaataacattagaCTAGCTTTAACATGACAAATAATGAGGCAATGTATTGCATTCATACAACAAAAACAtccataacaaaaataaaaatatatctgaTGTGTTTGGCGACAGCTTTTTTGACTCCACAATTTGATTAATGTTCTCTTTGCACAAGGATCGATACAAACAACCAAaacaaaggtaaaaataaatttgataaaacaacattacatgggtatacaattattaattaatacaaaaaaatattcttggtatttttttataagtataGTGATTTATATCCACCAATTAGAGACTTGAATGTCAAGTATGAAAAGTCAATTATTGTTTCATACCAAACTATTCAACAAATTGTAGGTCAAATAACTCTGAAAGTGTTAAGAACAAACATTTAGGTTATTATCTATACAATATACATactataaaataatacaaacaagggaaaaaattgtcacaaaaccaggttttcattgtgaaaaaaaatctgataaagggagacaactcaaactgaacttttgaaatgaacaaacaaaattaaccccctttgtaagtttgttttaaaataaatctatttttagtcgtggcgaccttgacattgaagatattgacgtgattctttcgtgcgacacaccgtcccatgatggtgaacaaatgtgccaaatgattttaaaatctcataatgaatgacatagttatagcccagacaagctcatttatggctattttttacctttgaactcaaagtgtgaccttgaccttggagatattgacgtaatttgttcgcgcgacacactgtcttatgatggttaacaaatgtgccaaatgattttaaaatctcacaatgaactacaaagttatggcccagacaagcttgttccgccagcccgccagccagccagccagcccgccagccagccagccagccagccagcccgcccgcattcgccaatctaataaccagttttttccttcggaaaacctggttaaaaatatacttaaattaataaaataacaatgctCCACACATTAATCATATCATACAGAAAATTTTAACTTATGATAACAAAAGAACAATTATCAACACATTTAAAGTCATAACATTTTAAGATACAAAAAGAAGCAActattttatttgcaaacaactTCCCTAGATGTCATGGATTAGTTAACTGTACTTTTTATTTGgtttaatgtaaaacaaaaagttTTAGCAATAATACTGTTTACTTtgattaaaacttctctacatgtcATAGAGTATTGAACTTTGGTTGACACTTCAAACACGTGCATTataccccctttcacagagctcAGCCCATATATAATGTTCACATAAGGGCTACAATACATATTTCACTTAGCAAGGAGTGATGACCAACAAGGCctgtttttatttacaatttacaattataaattgctaccttatattgatttttttttaaattataacccTATTGGGACATATTACATTCTCATGTCgttgtatattaaattatgcaGGGTTTGGTATATGGAAATACAAAAATGGAATTAgaaaaaacaaagaaacatattttgtatgtaatgtacaaatattattacaaacacaagAATCTGAGAAgcagtttacttttttttttacaagagtGCTCGCCTGAAGACCCTAGAAACTAAACTTATCTCAAGAGAAAGATCGTAGAGGGTTTCATAATACAACATGaatgaccatgtttttcaactgaggGAAAACATTTATCAATTCAACTCGGACTTCAGATATTTCAAGCAAGTTCCATCATAATTTGGCAAATTAAAagacttctagagttttaaaaAGGTCAAGAACTATATAAAAACCTGCCCTGCTCCCTGACAACCATATTTTATAATGAAacagaaccattttggaactcagctgAAATATTATAAGAATAAATGTTCTCCacaattttcattattattgGGCAAAATTTGCAACTTCTAGTGTTTACATGCTTTCTCTCCACTATGAcatagtgaccttgtttttgacaccACGTGACCCAGTTTCTAACTGGGCAAAGATTTCATGCaggcaaatgttctgactaaatttcatgacaAGTTGACAATAGTGTGGCCTCTGTAAAATGTAAACAAGGAAAGTGTTGACAAAGTACACTACATAATGGACATAGGAAAATGTTGACAAAGTACACTACACACCGGACACAGGGTGATCACAAATTTCACCACATTGTGCCCAGGTAAGCTGATTACCGAAAAGTCAGCACGTTCAccattaataataatactaattaaaGCTGTTTTGGCTGGTGAAAATAAACGAAAagcaaaaatatacaaattgtattagGTGGGAGTACACAGCCTTTATAAAAAaagctgtgtgtgtgtgtgtgtggggggggggggggaataatagTATTATTTGGTGGGTAGACTTCTTTGTTATGTGGTGGgttcaattaaaatatgttttgtgtagACAGCctatattacatatattattatattatatgctGGGTAGACATTATTAATTATGGAGTGGGTGAAATATCGTATAATGTGAAGTGGAGACATTTCTTTTATGTATTTGGTAATAATTGTATAAAGTGGAAGGTTAAAACCTTTTTATGCAGTTTGTTTTCAGTTGAATTACAAATGAggtggcttgactttatataatTTTAGAAGTTGACATCTATTTCTTGATTTTGCCATAGTACATGGGTATCAGTAAGTTATTCGTCAAGTAGGAGCATCACATTTTTAATGATACATGTATGCATGGGCTTGACACTTTCATACAATGTAAAGAGTTGACATAGTCTTCAAAATTTAATTAGACTATTACAAaattcaaagaaatttgattaaAAGGTGAATGTACAATTTAATACTTGTTTGATATATAAATAACCTGTACAAATGACTAGGACTTGTTAGAAAAGATGGCCACCATGAGTTCAGACAATCGTATCATTATAACAGTGTCTGTGAACAGTTTgattatatgaatttgatttactAGTATACACCTATTTCATTAAATGATGAAAAAAAGTTTAACTTAAACTTGTTGACACAGATTCATTATGTTTAGAAGACAAATTGTCAAGTACTTCCTAAAGGCAACTTCTTATTAGCTGTTGGTAAGATAATGATTTAGCCCTGAACCTGTATCATCTCCAGTTACCTTATCAATCTTATCTATCACAAGATTTTCATCCATAATTTCAGCATTTACATCCTTATCAACATCATTTCTCTCATTCCCTGGATCTGGACGACTCTGTTTTTTTGGCACAGAATCTTCAGAGTTACTCCCCTTACCAGACTCTTCTTGGTTTAACCCCTTAGAAGACTCTGTAATCAATCCTTCTGAAGAAAGAAGACTAGGAGAAATTATCTTTTGTTTAGCTGGGTCTTCCATTTCCAGAGATTTTCTACTCTTGGGTACGGTACTTGTGGGGTGTGTGGTTTCACAGTCAAGTTTCAGAATGGTATCGTGGCCGTACGCTTTCAGATGATACACCATGTACTCCAGAACATACATCATGTTTGGGTTGACGTAGTGGAAACTGATTGCGTAATCGCTGCAGCAATCTGGCCCCTTGCAGAACAAAAACAGTTAATGATAAATTAATCCATTTCAACCACAAACCTGTTGATATGGGCCatgatattttttgcattttaataCCAATATGACACATATTATTAAAGAAGCTACACATCTCAAAACACTAAAAGTttcatttgtgtcgtgttctgaaaaaactgagcataacgcatgtgcataaagtgtcatcccagattagcctgtgcagtcctcacaggctaatcagggatgaaactttccgcctaaattggatttttgctaagaagagacttcatttaaacgaaaaatgtcataagagcgtaaagtgtcgtccctgattagcctgtgcggactgcacaggctaatctgggacgacactttacgcccatgcattatgcccagttttctcagaacgcgagaaatttaaaagaaaaacctgtttggacagatatttactgtATGTCAAACACCACATGTAATTTAGAAGCAACACATCTTAAAACATTGTAGTTTACATATAAATCCAGAAACCTACTTGGCTCGGTAATTATTGTATGACCAACATGGCATTCAGTAGCTACACATTTCAAGACATTGAAAATTACATTTCAACCACAAACCTTCCCCAGCCAAATATTTAGGGTACTTCCAATACCACATGTCATTTAGAGGCTCCACATATCTTAACATTTAAAACTACATTAAAACAACAAACCTATCGGGCAGGGTATTTATTGTATGACAAATACAACATGTCATTTAGAGGCCCCAAATCTTAAACATTGAAAACTACATTAATTACAACAAAAAACCTAATGGGCGTGGTATTCATTACACAACTGAAACACCATGTCAATTATAGACTCCAAAtcccaaaatattgaaaacatttcacCCACAAACTTGAATGGCTGGGTTTTTATTGTATCTAataccaacaagagatgtgtttgtcagaaacacaatgccccatagtgcgccgctttgattatttttggacctttgaccttgaaggatgaccttgacctttcaccactcaaaatgtgcagctccataagaaaaacatgcatcccaaatatcaagttgccatcttcaatattgaaaaagttattgcaaaagtttaaccaaggtaaagtttgtgacagacagtcacatacaatgacacacagacaggcaaaaaacaatatacaacatgtacccccgatcattcgatctgggggcatataAATAATTACGAGGATCCACATATTAAAAcattgacattttcatttcacccACTAACAGGcttcacatttcaaaacattgaaGTTTACATTTCGCCCACAAACCTGTTTTgccgagtatattttgtatatcaGTACCACACTTGTTAAGAAACTACACAtctcaaaacattgaaaattacaTTTCAGCCACAAACCTGTTTGGCCGGGTATCaacatgtacatgtgcatcttaACACATCTTAACACTTTTGACTCAAAAGgtaaatgaaaatggctatgtgcgaccagcataaaaccaaaacaaccTGCGGGTAActaacagtctgttcaggttttatgctgtttgctgctcatcagtatcttatggttggaactgaagccttaaaaacttgaatctagtaagaaaggtcttaaatttcatttgattttttaagggactacaaatgcatgcaAGTGCGTATCAGAATGGTaaaaggttaaaacattgaaaactACATTTAAACCGCTAACCTGTTTTGCCGGATAtttattgtatgaccaataccaCATGTCCTTGGGCAGAATATCTGGGATCAGATGGTGCTCAGGAACAAATGGGTGAAATCTCTCGCGCTGAAGTTCGTCCCTGGAATCCATAGGCACCACACCCACTTCCTGAAGATTTTTATGTACAAGTATGTATAAATTGTTTACAACAGTATTTCAGGCATACCATGGCGGtcagttaaagggacttgttcatagATAAGGATTCCGTCTATTGAAGAATGTGGTCACCAAGAGACAAATCAGTTTTCGTGATGTAGCCATACTAGTAACAACCATTTGAACACTGTATGAGTCACTCATTTTCCGCACTCATTACTAaaattgctttaaacatttacaaattgTGTTATGATGTCTTGTCTGTTTTCACCAAATGATTGCCGTTTGTTTGAAATCATGGATGCCCTGTGTTTGGACAGTTTTGCCCTTTGAAGTCTTGTAAAATCTTGTGATGAATATCAGAACAATTCCTTTCCTCGGGGTCTCAGGCATGACCTCATgacattttgtatttatgtttcaCTAACAATCTATAATGTTTCAATTAGTCTTCAGTAATTAAAAACACAAGAAGAAAAGTTTCAAATACAATGACTTTGCCAGGATACAAACCAAGAATTTCTTGAAGCCAAAGCTAATGCTCTACCACTGCATGCAGGCTTTtgtatttaaaagcaaaatatattgGCTATCTAATATATAGTACTCAACAAATTTTCCATATtataaacgctttattattttaatgattttaaatgatGATTATCCATGTACCAGCCAAAATAATAAGGATTaattctgtgcagactgcacatgcctATCTTGgatacactttacacacatgcattaagtcccgtttttccAAAGCAAGGATGATTTACCTGCAGACATTTGCCCATTTTCTGCAGACATTTGCCCATTACCTGCAGACATTTGCCAATTACCTGCAGACATTTGCCCATTTCCTGCAGACATTTGCCCATTACCTGCAGACATTTGCCCATTTCCTGCAAACATTTGCCCATTACCTGCAGACATTTGCCCATTACCTGCAGACATTTGCCCATTACCTGCAGACTTTTGCCCATTACCTGCAGACATTTTCCCATAACCTGCAGACATTTGCCCATTACCTGCAGACATTTGCCCATTTCCAAGTCTTCTGCCCCACCGGCGTCCTGGCGACACTTGCTGCTATCTCCCAAACCATTGTAGAATCTCTGTGGGGGGAAACAAGCAAATTTGCATCAGATGAAGCTACATGTACAGGCAATAAGCAAAGTAAACAAAAATGAACAAGTGTTCCGTGGTCTGAGACATATGCCCAGCAtggccttgaccgtgacctttacctttgacctagtgacctgaaaataaataggggtcatctgccagtcatgatcaatgtacctatgaagtttcatgatcctaagcctaagcgttcttgagttatcagccggaaaccatttggtggacggactgacgaatcaaccgacagacagaccgacatgtgcaaaacaatataccctctcttcttcaaaggggggcataaatactTATCTGCTATGTGGTCATTTTGAACTTGTTGATGCACACAAGGTCAATAACTCTTGGGTTTGTAAACCAATCTATATTTATttggattgtttaaaaaaaaaatcctcataatACCATGCTGTGAAACTTTGGTCAAAAAATGGATAAAAATTCAAGCTTAGAAAATATGAGAAGTGTACGCAGAAATAAATTGTTTGTCACTCACTTTTAACGACTCCTTGCTGAGAACGTAGCCGGCACCCCCTGACATATATCCATTCTTGACATATGGTTTGAATTCACGGCCAAAGAAGATCGGTTTGGTTGCATTCTTATCCTCAAGTAAATACCTAAAAAGCAACACTGTTAATGAAATATGTcaacaaacatatacatgtaaacaataataGTGAACCAAAagaatcaaaattaaaatgtcaataaaTTTAAGAACGGGAATTACATTAATTGATTGGCATAATCTATAGATTTGCAATGACAGAGCCttgaaaaacaagatatgtgcCTATAGGGCACAGATGCCCCAGCATTTCAAAAAAGCAAATACGTAAAAAAAACTCAACCTTGATCTAAAAGATAAAATTgcaaagtccaaggcccataacttcgcaaaaaatcaatggaccaaatACACTCATATGTTTGATCTGTAACTCATGCAAGAAGATTCAAATACAAAAAATCCGGgaaaaaaagcattttgaaaacatccattaaatttttttttcaagaaaattgcTTAGTTGAAGGCCATGAATTTCGTCGAAAATCAATGGGCCTGAATGAAACTTACACTTGATCCGTAAGTCATTAagatagactcacacaccaaaaaaagGTAAATATCTGCAAGCGTTTAGCAAAAGAGTCCGGAAAACTGTTATTGTAGAGAAAGTCAGTGGACAAGAACAAAACTTGAACATGATCCATAAGTAACGGAGGTAGACAGACTATTTTGATTTCTGGCAGTCTGCTCAACCACAAAATCTTATGTTTAACAAACATATACATAACAGCGTTCAAAGTTTTACAtcagacatttaaaaaatatccacagattaaatcaaacaatatgcCTGCTTTTCCGAAAAAACAAATgaaagcatggtaaatgtaagTTCAAGTAGTAAGTGTGTCAAATTGTAATCAATTCACAAGGTTAGTATACAAGAAACATCTAGATGTATACACGTTGATAAGTTTACAATGATCTGATTTTTGCTGTTTTACAGGGAAATTAATGTTACTCATTTGACTATTATTTATATACAAGTTTTCTACCATCAGGAATAAAACCaattaatgcatatatataagaAACATGTTTTATCCAATATCTATCAAATTACCTGGGAATTAACAGAGTTGTTTTTTATCCTTCCTTACCATGTATTTTGTATGATCACAGTTGTTAAAGCTTTGGCATGATGTAAATATTGTCTTATGATATGATTGTACCATATTGAATGTTATTTTCATGGAAGCTTGCAGTGGAGATTTATTATGCACATTGGCAAATGAGGTGtatgctattttaatttaatataaatataaatatgcacaAATACACGCAAAATTACCGTAGGTTTTCAACAATCACGTAAGTATCGTCATCAGACTTCAAAAACCAATATTGAATGTTAACTTCATGGAAGCTTGCAGTGGAGATTTATTATGCACATTGGCAAATGAGGTGTGtcctatttttatttaatataaatataaatatgcacaAATACACGCAAAATTACCGTAGGTTTTCAACAATCACGTAAGTATCGTCATCAGACTTCAAAAACCAATATTGAATGTTAACTTCATGGAAGCTTGCAGTGGAGATTTATTATGCACATTGGCAAATGAGGTGTGtcctatttttatttaatataaatataaatatgcacaAATACACGCAAAATTACCGTAGGTTTTCAACAATCACGTAAGTATCGTCATCAGACTTCAAAAACCAATCAGCCTT encodes:
- the LOC127854820 gene encoding glycoprotein-N-acetylgalactosamine 3-beta-galactosyltransferase 1-like, whose product is MMAANGHIGITKSVAATFVIGVCFGSVLAYYYLTVSTSASYPVPVLRQTSSYVPNSAFDHDHLYSEASPTKGLSWKDEMAHSHKVESNEVARILHDKVRVLCWVMTNPSNHALKAQHVKATWGKRCNILLFMSSAADSSLPTVVLSVTESRDSLWAKTKLAFKHVYENYLDKADWFLKSDDDTYVIVENLRYLLEDKNATKPIFFGREFKPYVKNGYMSGGAGYVLSKESLKRFYNGLGDSSKCRQDAGGAEDLEMGKCLQEVGVVPMDSRDELQRERFHPFVPEHHLIPDILPKDMWYWSYNKYPAKQGPDCCSDYAISFHYVNPNMMYVLEYMVYHLKAYGHDTILKLDCETTHPTSTVPKSRKSLEMEDPAKQKIISPSLLSSEGLITESSKGLNQEESGKGSNSEDSVPKKQSRPDPGNERNDVDKDVNAEIMDENLVIDKIDKVTGDDTGSGLNHYLTNS